From the genome of Halorussus caseinilyticus, one region includes:
- a CDS encoding bacterio-opsin activator domain-containing protein: MPEGDGDTREAYVPPEIAHDIRKFATVNDVDRHDPVVDVSARRVQMLVGDVADRTADLRDVTCRDLRQHFARRLLAEKGVSPRVVQTVGGWSSLQSLAPYLDEPTTGEVLDAFADRSSPDRYRADPPRNDARPSTARTSLSADARSDDLLSRAGALGEALADASTSEDVERATCDCLADTYRAVWICDGRGETRASAAPERTDDVPGEVLAAADLPDDFHEVTVVSAPTGGALSGCSVAVAPLRSSETVHGLLCVADDAFGSADRTLLADAGRRVGRTLTAIARKQLLLADTGVALSLRTTDPGVFLVAASSDLGCQFELEGVVPVEDHSLLYFVTATGAAVGDVLERVSGADAVDEARLIRDYGDGALLEFAVSGESIAPMLVERGGTVRELSVEGGVAHVSGVFSQRVDVRQVVEAVEDAFPRTNLRSKREVEEPVRSAASVQQTVHDRITERQRAVLRAAYLAGYFEWPRGSTAEELAASMGVSSPTLHNHLRKAQQKVLDAVFDDPDHRVVNDEQH; this comes from the coding sequence GTGCCCGAGGGCGACGGCGACACCCGCGAGGCGTACGTCCCGCCGGAAATCGCACACGACATCCGGAAGTTCGCCACCGTCAACGACGTGGACCGCCACGACCCCGTGGTGGACGTGTCCGCCCGGCGCGTCCAGATGCTGGTCGGCGACGTGGCCGACCGGACCGCCGACCTGCGGGACGTGACCTGCCGTGACCTCCGCCAGCACTTCGCGCGGCGACTCCTCGCCGAGAAAGGGGTCTCCCCGCGGGTCGTGCAGACCGTCGGCGGGTGGTCGAGTCTCCAGAGCCTCGCGCCGTACCTCGACGAACCAACCACCGGCGAGGTCCTCGACGCCTTCGCCGACCGCTCGTCGCCGGACCGATACCGCGCCGACCCGCCGCGAAACGACGCCCGCCCGTCCACCGCGAGAACGTCTCTCTCCGCCGACGCGAGAAGCGATGACCTCCTCTCTCGCGCGGGCGCGTTAGGCGAGGCGCTCGCGGACGCGTCCACGAGCGAGGACGTGGAACGGGCGACCTGCGACTGCCTCGCCGACACGTACCGCGCGGTCTGGATTTGCGACGGCCGCGGCGAGACGCGGGCCAGCGCCGCCCCCGAACGCACCGACGACGTTCCCGGCGAAGTCCTCGCCGCCGCGGACCTGCCCGACGACTTCCACGAGGTGACGGTGGTAAGCGCGCCGACCGGTGGCGCGCTGTCGGGATGTTCGGTCGCAGTCGCGCCGCTTCGGTCGAGCGAGACGGTCCACGGCCTACTCTGCGTGGCCGACGACGCCTTCGGGTCGGCCGACCGGACCCTGCTCGCGGATGCGGGCCGTCGCGTCGGTCGGACGCTCACGGCCATCGCGCGCAAGCAGTTGCTCTTGGCCGACACCGGGGTCGCCCTCTCGCTTCGCACCACCGACCCCGGCGTGTTCCTCGTCGCGGCCTCTTCGGACCTCGGGTGCCAGTTCGAACTCGAAGGCGTCGTCCCGGTCGAAGACCACTCACTGCTCTACTTCGTCACGGCGACCGGGGCCGCGGTCGGCGACGTTCTCGAACGGGTCTCCGGTGCGGACGCCGTGGACGAGGCCCGACTCATTCGCGACTACGGCGACGGCGCGCTCTTGGAGTTCGCCGTCTCGGGCGAGTCCATCGCGCCGATGCTGGTCGAACGCGGCGGCACGGTCCGGGAACTCTCGGTGGAGGGCGGTGTCGCCCACGTCTCGGGCGTCTTCTCACAGCGCGTGGACGTTCGGCAGGTCGTGGAAGCGGTCGAAGACGCGTTCCCCCGGACGAACCTACGCTCGAAGCGCGAAGTCGAGGAACCGGTCCGGAGCGCCGCCAGCGTCCAGCAGACGGTCCACGACCGCATCACCGAGCGCCAGCGGGCCGTCCTCCGGGCGGCCTACCTCGCGGGGTACTTCGAGTGGCCCCGCGGGAGTACCGCCGAGGAACTCGCCGCCTCGATGGGCGTCTCGTCGCCGACGCTCCACAACCACCTCCGGAAGGCCCAACAGAAGGTGTTAGACGCCGTGTTCGACGACCCGGACCACCGGGTCGTGAACGACGAACAACACTAA
- the acs gene encoding acetate--CoA ligase, whose amino-acid sequence MDDSSPDETDGGHEWVTPPESFVEQANVTAADREAFREAGWPECWRRPGDLLDWGCGFDAVLDEDDGDEGPIRWFPGGRLNASYNCVDRHVEAGRGDETALAWEGKLGETRTYSYRELADEVNAFAAALRELGVEEGDVVTLYLPMIPELPVAMLACARIGAPHSVVFAGFSADALATRLSGADSEYLVTCDGYYRRGAALDLKRRADNACVSVGHAVEQVVVNRLDDDRPVGDHRAYADLVETHAGAEVEPVSRASDDLLFLIYTSGTTGEPTLVRHTTGGYLTHVTWTSHAVLDLGPDDTHWCSADVGWITGHSYAVYGPLALGATTVLYEGTPDHPETDRLWEIIERNGVDVFYTAPTSIRAFMKWGEQHPERHDLSSLRLLGTVGEPIDETAWHWYRNHVGDGRCPVVDTWWQTETGGIVLSTLPGVDRMRPGAVGKSLPGIETVVVDERGHRVADGEAGQLVITRPWPGMARSLCEGTDWGARRTRTVDGQWQYATGDNAVRDEDGYLHLLGRADDVLKVSDRRLSTTEIESAIVGVEGVAEAAVVVGEDDDAVRQSEIHAFVSPESNVAGDDALRGRVRTAVEEAIGPIAAPDAVTFAPSLPKTRSGKVVRRYLAAIANGEDLGDTSALRNPEVVGELESLLDR is encoded by the coding sequence ATGGACGACAGCAGTCCGGACGAAACCGACGGCGGGCACGAGTGGGTGACGCCGCCGGAGTCGTTCGTAGAGCAGGCGAACGTGACGGCGGCCGACCGCGAAGCGTTCCGCGAGGCGGGGTGGCCCGAGTGCTGGCGGCGGCCCGGCGACCTGCTGGACTGGGGCTGCGGGTTCGACGCGGTGCTGGACGAGGACGACGGCGACGAGGGACCGATTCGCTGGTTCCCCGGCGGGCGACTCAACGCCTCGTACAACTGCGTGGACCGCCACGTCGAGGCGGGACGCGGCGACGAGACGGCCCTCGCGTGGGAGGGGAAACTCGGTGAGACCCGGACGTACAGTTACCGAGAACTCGCCGACGAGGTGAACGCGTTCGCGGCGGCCCTGCGGGAGTTGGGCGTCGAAGAGGGCGACGTGGTGACGCTCTACCTGCCGATGATTCCCGAGTTGCCGGTCGCCATGCTCGCGTGCGCTCGCATTGGCGCGCCCCACTCGGTCGTCTTCGCCGGATTCTCCGCGGACGCGCTGGCGACTCGCCTCTCCGGAGCGGACTCGGAGTACCTCGTAACCTGCGACGGCTACTACCGGCGCGGGGCCGCCCTCGACCTGAAGCGGCGGGCCGACAACGCCTGCGTGTCGGTCGGCCACGCGGTCGAACAGGTCGTGGTGAACCGTCTCGACGACGACCGACCGGTGGGCGACCACCGCGCGTACGCCGACCTCGTGGAGACACATGCGGGCGCGGAAGTCGAACCGGTCTCGCGCGCGAGCGACGACCTGCTGTTTCTCATCTACACCTCCGGGACGACCGGCGAACCCACGCTGGTTCGCCACACCACGGGTGGCTACCTGACTCACGTCACGTGGACGAGTCATGCCGTCCTCGACTTGGGTCCCGACGACACCCACTGGTGTTCGGCCGACGTGGGGTGGATTACGGGCCACTCCTACGCGGTGTACGGACCGCTGGCGCTCGGCGCGACCACGGTGTTGTACGAGGGGACGCCCGACCACCCCGAGACCGACCGCCTCTGGGAGATTATCGAGCGCAACGGCGTAGACGTGTTCTACACCGCGCCGACCTCAATCCGGGCGTTCATGAAGTGGGGCGAACAGCACCCCGAGCGCCACGACCTGTCGAGTCTGCGCTTGCTCGGGACCGTCGGCGAACCGATAGACGAGACGGCGTGGCACTGGTACCGCAACCACGTCGGCGACGGCCGGTGTCCGGTGGTGGACACGTGGTGGCAGACCGAGACGGGCGGCATCGTTCTCTCGACGCTCCCCGGCGTAGACCGGATGCGCCCCGGCGCGGTCGGCAAGAGTCTGCCGGGCATCGAGACGGTCGTGGTGGACGAGCGAGGCCACCGCGTCGCCGACGGCGAAGCGGGGCAACTGGTCATCACTCGCCCGTGGCCGGGGATGGCCCGGTCGCTGTGCGAAGGCACCGACTGGGGCGCGCGACGGACTCGGACCGTGGACGGCCAGTGGCAGTACGCCACGGGTGACAACGCGGTCCGCGACGAGGACGGCTATCTCCACCTCCTCGGGCGGGCAGACGACGTGCTGAAGGTCTCGGACAGGCGACTCAGCACGACCGAAATCGAATCGGCCATCGTCGGCGTCGAAGGGGTCGCGGAGGCCGCCGTCGTGGTCGGCGAGGACGACGACGCCGTGCGCCAGTCGGAGATTCACGCCTTCGTCAGTCCCGAGTCGAACGTCGCGGGCGATGACGCCCTCCGCGGGCGCGTTCGGACCGCGGTCGAGGAGGCCATCGGTCCCATCGCGGCACCCGACGCGGTGACGTTCGCGCCCTCGCTCCCGAAAACGCGCTCGGGAAAGGTCGTCCGCCGGTACCTCGCGGCCATCGCCAACGGCGAGGACCTCGGCGACACCAGCGCCCTCCGGAACCCGGAGGTCGTCGGCGAGTTGGAGTCGTTGCTGGACAGGTAG
- a CDS encoding heavy-metal-associated domain-containing protein, whose amino-acid sequence MAKTITVEGMSCGGCEENVENALRDVPGVTDAEADNESDSVTVEGDASDADLVAAVEDAGYTAKA is encoded by the coding sequence ATGGCAAAGACAATCACCGTCGAAGGGATGAGCTGTGGCGGCTGTGAGGAGAACGTCGAAAACGCGCTTCGGGACGTACCGGGCGTCACCGACGCCGAGGCGGACAACGAGTCCGACAGCGTGACCGTCGAAGGCGACGCCTCGGACGCGGACCTCGTGGCGGCAGTCGAGGACGCGGGTTACACGGCGAAGGCCTAA
- a CDS encoding DUF7718 family protein: MTEISDIVYTDYLCTRILRYVKVERGEVAAFVVELEYGLDDEFYWPCECDDWRPVARFDHNPAAPDGNDIREEGLHLDIYRGDDEYYSTDDFPFVTVEKAPRWCEEYLLDNLDFLLERYEEFNDLGGRWSVTLRR; this comes from the coding sequence GTGACTGAAATATCCGATATTGTCTACACCGACTATCTATGTACTCGAATTCTCCGGTACGTGAAGGTCGAACGAGGCGAAGTCGCGGCGTTCGTCGTCGAGTTAGAGTACGGTCTCGACGACGAGTTCTACTGGCCCTGTGAGTGCGACGACTGGCGACCAGTCGCTCGCTTCGACCACAATCCCGCCGCGCCGGACGGCAACGACATCCGCGAGGAAGGTCTCCACCTCGACATATATCGGGGCGACGACGAGTACTACTCTACGGACGACTTCCCGTTCGTGACCGTGGAGAAAGCGCCGCGCTGGTGTGAAGAGTATCTCTTGGACAATCTGGACTTCTTGCTCGAACGCTACGAGGAGTTCAACGACCTCGGCGGTCGATGGTCGGTCACGCTTCGTCGGTAG
- a CDS encoding NOG1 family protein codes for MIFETLPTTPTSEELIDKAFSRAARAGRAKSGAEAQQSMLQTASNILSDNLQNVAAEWPDFDDIDPFYYELADAIVDVDELRQSLSEIQWASRKTHNLGREYQGKLTGDADADRKIRKQGFARLADVVEEVEDDLLRVGEAHQDLRRLPDIDPDEPTIVVAGYPNVGKSSFVNAVTNARNEIAEYPFTTKGVRVGHFERERIRYQIVDTPGLLDRPEDERNDIENQAVSALTHLADAIVFVVDASGYCGYPLDAQLELRDALADRFGDVDVLTVCNKSDLSTDVDADAYMSVESGENVEGVLDAAVEAVGYEPELPFEDGERS; via the coding sequence ATGATTTTCGAGACCCTGCCGACGACCCCAACGTCGGAGGAACTCATCGACAAGGCCTTCTCGCGGGCGGCGCGGGCGGGCCGGGCCAAAAGCGGCGCGGAGGCCCAGCAGTCGATGCTCCAGACGGCTTCCAACATCCTGAGCGACAACTTGCAGAACGTCGCCGCGGAATGGCCGGACTTCGACGACATCGACCCCTTCTACTACGAGTTGGCGGACGCCATCGTGGACGTGGACGAGTTGCGCCAGAGCCTCTCGGAGATTCAGTGGGCGAGTCGCAAGACCCACAACCTCGGCCGGGAGTATCAGGGCAAACTCACGGGTGACGCCGACGCCGACCGGAAGATTCGCAAGCAGGGGTTCGCCCGCCTCGCGGACGTGGTAGAGGAAGTCGAAGACGACCTCCTGCGGGTCGGTGAGGCCCATCAGGACCTCCGGCGACTCCCCGACATCGACCCCGACGAACCCACGATTGTCGTCGCTGGCTACCCCAACGTCGGCAAGTCGTCGTTCGTCAACGCGGTCACGAACGCCCGCAACGAAATCGCCGAGTACCCATTCACGACCAAGGGCGTCCGCGTCGGCCACTTCGAGCGCGAGCGCATCCGCTACCAAATCGTGGACACGCCCGGCCTGCTCGACCGCCCGGAGGACGAGCGAAACGACATCGAGAATCAGGCTGTCTCGGCGCTGACGCACCTCGCTGACGCAATCGTCTTCGTCGTGGACGCCAGCGGCTACTGTGGCTACCCCCTCGACGCGCAACTCGAACTCCGGGACGCCCTCGCCGACCGATTCGGCGACGTGGACGTGCTGACCGTCTGCAACAAGTCGGACCTCTCGACCGACGTGGACGCCGACGCCTACATGAGCGTCGAGAGCGGCGAGAACGTCGAGGGCGTGCTGGACGCCGCAGTCGAGGCGGTGGGGTACGAACCCGAACTGCCGTTCGAGGACGGGGAGCGTTCGTAA
- a CDS encoding TIGR00341 family protein: MRLIHVHVPDERREEILRTLDEIGIDYAVLDADDRAGDGALVEFPLPSDGVGDVMAALEDDGLRADDYTVMATAETASTPNMEALESRYSGDFDPLTRQELRSKARDMAHDRTSFVWMIFLSAIIATAGLLVDSPAVVVGSMVIAPMVGPVLTASVGAVTGDGEMLVDSIKLQAIGLGVAVVTALAFGYLLKAFSFVPQLQITALGQISSRVAPSLLTVAVGLAAGSASAFGLTTKGPTSLIGVMIAAALIPAAATTGIATVWGFPVVAIGSLVLLLVSLICINVAAFVTLWYLDYRPDGFDSNLWHFDSRAQTAAMGLAALIIVLVVGGATVATYQQISYERTINRQVSGVLDDPEYANLTYVGTTTQYGFTGTYFEPETITVTISRTTDREYPSLATRLQRRLNDATGQNPKVRVRFVDYQTANGTGQSSVAGTPLVGERQGTLG; encoded by the coding sequence GTGCGCCTGATACACGTCCACGTGCCGGACGAACGGCGCGAGGAGATTCTGCGAACCCTCGACGAGATTGGAATCGACTACGCGGTCCTCGACGCCGACGACCGGGCGGGCGACGGCGCTCTCGTGGAGTTCCCCCTGCCGAGCGACGGCGTTGGCGACGTGATGGCCGCGCTCGAAGACGACGGACTCAGGGCGGACGACTACACGGTCATGGCAACGGCGGAGACGGCTTCGACGCCGAACATGGAGGCGCTGGAGAGTCGCTACTCCGGGGACTTCGACCCGCTGACGAGACAGGAACTCCGGTCGAAGGCCCGCGACATGGCTCACGACCGGACATCGTTCGTCTGGATGATATTCCTGAGCGCCATCATCGCCACGGCGGGTCTGTTGGTCGATTCGCCCGCCGTCGTGGTCGGGTCGATGGTCATCGCGCCGATGGTCGGGCCGGTTCTCACCGCGAGCGTCGGCGCAGTCACCGGCGACGGAGAGATGCTCGTGGACAGCATCAAACTACAGGCGATAGGACTCGGGGTCGCCGTCGTCACGGCGCTGGCGTTCGGCTACCTCCTCAAGGCGTTCTCGTTCGTCCCGCAGTTGCAGATTACCGCGCTCGGCCAGATTAGCTCCCGAGTCGCGCCGAGTCTGCTGACCGTCGCGGTCGGGTTGGCGGCGGGGAGCGCCTCGGCGTTCGGCCTGACGACGAAGGGACCGACTTCCCTCATCGGCGTCATGATTGCCGCGGCGCTGATTCCGGCCGCCGCGACCACCGGCATCGCCACCGTCTGGGGGTTTCCGGTCGTCGCAATCGGGTCGCTGGTCCTCCTGCTGGTCTCGCTCATCTGCATCAACGTCGCGGCGTTCGTCACGCTCTGGTATCTGGACTACCGGCCCGACGGGTTCGACTCGAACCTCTGGCACTTCGATAGCCGCGCCCAAACCGCGGCGATGGGTCTCGCGGCGCTGATAATCGTCCTCGTCGTCGGCGGCGCGACGGTCGCCACCTACCAGCAAATCAGCTACGAGCGAACAATCAACCGACAGGTGAGCGGCGTCCTCGACGACCCCGAGTACGCGAATCTGACCTACGTCGGGACGACGACCCAGTACGGGTTCACGGGCACCTACTTCGAACCGGAGACCATCACCGTCACCATCAGTCGCACGACCGACCGCGAGTACCCGAGTCTGGCGACCCGGCTTCAGCGGCGTCTGAACGACGCGACGGGCCAGAATCCGAAGGTCCGGGTCCGCTTCGTGGACTACCAGACCGCGAACGGGACGGGGCAGTCGTCGGTCGCGGGGACGCCGCTCGTCGGGGAGCGTCAGGGAACGCTCGGGTGA
- a CDS encoding SIMPL domain-containing protein → MHRGILATVGVAVLLATAGCVGSLAPTDGASARTQQLDRESGTIGVSATGQVEAEPDQAIVQVAVLARGDDANAVRERIAENATQMREALRRAGIGDDQIRTVAFRIDQEYREVEGERRPAGFEGVHAFEITLSNVSRAGAILDTAVANGADRVDSVELTLSDERRRAVRSEALRDAMENARADADVIAESANLTISGVHTATTGDLNFSPVRAEALSADAGGGGGTSIESGPVTVTAQVQVTYNASG, encoded by the coding sequence ATGCACAGGGGAATACTCGCAACGGTGGGTGTCGCAGTCCTGCTGGCGACGGCCGGATGCGTCGGGAGTCTCGCGCCGACCGACGGTGCCAGCGCACGGACACAGCAACTCGACCGCGAGAGCGGAACTATCGGGGTCTCGGCGACCGGACAGGTCGAGGCCGAACCCGACCAAGCAATCGTGCAGGTCGCGGTCCTCGCGCGCGGCGACGACGCGAACGCGGTCCGGGAGCGAATCGCCGAGAACGCCACGCAGATGCGCGAGGCGCTCCGGCGCGCCGGAATCGGTGACGACCAGATTCGGACCGTCGCGTTCCGCATCGACCAAGAGTACCGCGAGGTCGAGGGCGAGCGCCGACCCGCCGGGTTCGAAGGCGTCCACGCCTTCGAGATTACGCTGTCGAACGTGAGCAGGGCGGGCGCGATACTCGACACCGCAGTTGCGAACGGGGCCGACCGCGTGGACAGCGTGGAACTCACGCTGTCGGACGAACGCAGGCGAGCGGTCCGAAGTGAGGCCCTCCGGGACGCGATGGAGAACGCGCGGGCCGACGCCGACGTTATCGCCGAGAGCGCGAACCTGACGATTTCGGGCGTCCACACCGCCACGACCGGTGACCTGAACTTCAGTCCGGTTCGGGCCGAAGCCCTCAGCGCCGACGCCGGAGGCGGCGGCGGGACGAGTATCGAGTCCGGGCCGGTGACGGTGACGGCGCAGGTGCAGGTGACGTACAACGCCAGCGGATAG
- a CDS encoding TIGR00341 family protein produces MRLVQVSIPAGKREMVADVLDSEGVDYMLTDETSGREYTAIAYFPLPTAAVQPILDKLQDAGLGEDPHAVIIDAETDTSRQYEELEQRYAEENGDTETIAREEMRTEAREMTPKFPTFVAMTIISAVVATAGMLLDSPAVVVGSMVIAPLIGPAMGASVGTVLGDRQLFRRGVKYQFIGGFAAIASATLFSLGVRYGFLLPPGTDVLGISQVSGRLTPDFLSLAVALGAGTAGALSLASGVSVAIVGVMIAAALVPPAAAVGIAIAWQQPLAAVSSLVLVLVNIFSINLSGLVVFWYLDYGPKNWFELNQTRSVLFKRVGVLVVAIALLSLFLGGVTYTTIQNATFQNQAQQEVNRVLDQSQYEEATLLNVEFEQSGTLPFDQSQRVVVTVGRPPGEEYPDLAEQLSRRVNRNTGHDIVVQVRYVEVEQVPPSVTHD; encoded by the coding sequence ATGCGGCTCGTGCAGGTTTCGATTCCGGCCGGTAAGCGAGAGATGGTCGCCGACGTACTCGACTCCGAGGGCGTCGATTACATGCTGACCGACGAGACCAGCGGCCGGGAGTACACAGCCATCGCCTACTTTCCGCTTCCGACCGCGGCGGTCCAACCGATTCTGGACAAACTGCAGGACGCGGGACTCGGCGAGGACCCCCACGCGGTCATCATCGACGCCGAGACTGACACCTCCCGCCAGTACGAGGAACTCGAACAGCGCTACGCCGAGGAGAACGGCGACACCGAGACCATCGCCCGCGAGGAGATGCGAACCGAGGCCCGCGAGATGACACCGAAGTTCCCGACGTTCGTGGCGATGACCATCATCAGCGCCGTCGTCGCCACCGCGGGCATGCTGTTGGACTCGCCCGCCGTCGTGGTCGGGTCGATGGTCATCGCGCCGCTCATCGGTCCCGCGATGGGCGCGAGCGTCGGCACCGTTCTCGGCGACCGGCAACTGTTCCGCCGCGGCGTCAAGTACCAGTTCATCGGCGGGTTCGCCGCCATCGCCTCGGCCACCCTGTTCTCACTCGGCGTGCGGTACGGCTTCCTCCTCCCGCCCGGAACCGACGTACTCGGCATCTCGCAGGTCAGCGGCAGACTCACGCCCGACTTCCTCTCGCTGGCGGTCGCACTCGGCGCGGGCACGGCGGGCGCGCTGAGTCTCGCTTCCGGCGTCTCCGTCGCCATCGTCGGCGTGATGATAGCCGCCGCACTCGTACCGCCCGCCGCCGCCGTCGGCATCGCAATCGCGTGGCAACAACCGCTGGCGGCGGTCAGTTCGCTCGTCCTCGTGCTGGTCAACATCTTCTCCATCAACCTCTCGGGACTCGTTGTCTTCTGGTATCTCGACTACGGGCCGAAAAACTGGTTCGAACTCAACCAGACTCGCTCGGTACTGTTCAAGCGCGTCGGCGTTCTCGTGGTCGCTATCGCCCTTCTCTCGCTGTTTCTCGGCGGTGTCACCTACACCACCATCCAGAACGCGACGTTCCAGAATCAGGCCCAACAGGAGGTCAACCGCGTCCTCGACCAGAGCCAGTACGAGGAGGCGACGCTCCTGAACGTCGAGTTCGAACAGAGCGGGACGCTCCCGTTCGACCAGTCCCAGCGCGTCGTCGTCACCGTGGGTCGCCCGCCGGGAGAGGAGTACCCCGACCTCGCAGAGCAGTTGAGCAGACGCGTCAACCGCAACACCGGCCACGACATCGTGGTACAGGTCAGGTATGTCGAAGTCGAGCAGGTCCCGCCGTCAGTTACCCACGACTGA
- the engB gene encoding GTP-binding protein EngB translates to MFESRPGRDAEVIFVGRSNVGKSTLMREITGHSSETGGKPGVTRSPNHYDWASEDFVLTDLPGFGFMSGVPEEQREQIKTDIVRYVEDNADKILVGVLVVDGKSAVDIIDRHSGEDEIPYDVEMFYFLRDVDIPVVVAVNKMDKVDDEDERLNELCDRLGLHPPWKQWQETIAPISAKRGNIDALNEAVKEHLHEAKRDDLMKFFS, encoded by the coding sequence ATGTTCGAGAGTCGTCCGGGCCGAGACGCCGAGGTAATCTTCGTCGGCCGGTCGAACGTCGGTAAGTCCACGCTGATGCGCGAGATTACGGGCCACAGCTCTGAAACCGGGGGCAAACCCGGCGTCACGCGCTCGCCCAACCACTACGACTGGGCCAGCGAGGACTTCGTGCTGACCGACTTGCCGGGGTTCGGGTTCATGTCGGGCGTGCCCGAGGAGCAACGCGAGCAAATCAAGACCGACATCGTGCGCTACGTCGAGGACAACGCCGACAAGATTCTGGTCGGGGTCCTCGTCGTGGACGGCAAGAGCGCGGTGGACATCATCGACCGCCACTCCGGGGAGGACGAGATTCCTTACGACGTGGAGATGTTCTACTTCCTCCGGGACGTGGACATCCCCGTCGTCGTCGCGGTCAACAAGATGGACAAGGTAGACGACGAGGACGAGCGTCTGAACGAGTTGTGCGACCGACTGGGCCTGCATCCGCCGTGGAAGCAGTGGCAGGAGACGATTGCCCCGATTAGCGCCAAGCGCGGGAACATCGACGCGCTGAACGAGGCGGTCAAGGAGCATCTCCACGAGGCCAAGCGCGACGACCTGATGAAGTTCTTCTCCTAA
- a CDS encoding NAD(P)/FAD-dependent oxidoreductase: MTQTPAYEVVVVGGGPAGLTTALYATRLGHRTAVVNREGGRYESVSFVHNLVGVSEETSGRDVTALAIDQLEEYGADYYQDDVREVERVGPDDAPDFENESDGTQFRVTAEKVALRADRVVFATGFTDVPPNVRDLREFTGRGLHYCLHCDAYTLGDEPVFVLGRDDHAAHVAMTLLNFTDDVDLLLNDEEPAWSDDVSEQVREHPVEVVSDRVDHAYADEDPDHGDGERWLGGLEFADGHAREYGGGFAVHGKEFNNDLAADLGCDCNDDGSVAVDDDRETSVDGAYAVGDLTHGQNQTPIAVGDGAYAGIALHKDLRRFPVAADELDRLDDLGVPAMPDDLRARMWRVRADDDHAGMTPPDR; encoded by the coding sequence ATGACTCAGACTCCGGCCTACGAGGTGGTCGTCGTCGGCGGCGGACCCGCGGGACTCACCACCGCGCTCTACGCGACCCGCCTCGGCCACCGGACCGCGGTCGTCAACCGTGAGGGCGGGCGCTACGAGTCGGTCTCGTTCGTCCACAACCTCGTCGGCGTCTCCGAGGAGACCTCCGGGCGGGACGTGACCGCACTCGCAATCGACCAGTTGGAGGAGTACGGCGCGGACTACTACCAAGACGACGTGCGGGAAGTCGAGCGAGTCGGACCCGACGACGCCCCGGACTTCGAGAACGAGAGCGACGGCACCCAGTTCCGCGTGACCGCCGAGAAAGTCGCGCTCCGGGCCGACCGCGTGGTGTTCGCCACCGGGTTCACCGACGTACCGCCGAACGTCCGCGACCTCCGGGAGTTCACCGGCCGCGGTCTCCACTACTGCCTGCACTGCGACGCCTACACCCTCGGCGACGAACCCGTCTTCGTCCTCGGCCGCGACGACCACGCGGCCCACGTCGCCATGACCCTCCTGAACTTCACCGACGACGTTGACCTCCTGCTGAACGACGAGGAACCGGCGTGGAGTGACGACGTGTCCGAACAGGTCCGCGAACACCCCGTCGAAGTCGTTTCCGACCGCGTGGACCACGCCTACGCCGACGAGGACCCCGACCACGGCGACGGCGAGCGATGGCTCGGCGGTCTGGAGTTCGCCGACGGTCACGCACGCGAGTACGGCGGCGGGTTCGCGGTCCACGGCAAGGAGTTCAACAACGACCTCGCGGCCGACCTCGGATGCGACTGCAACGACGACGGGTCGGTCGCGGTGGACGACGACCGCGAGACCAGCGTCGATGGGGCCTACGCGGTCGGCGACCTGACCCACGGCCAGAACCAGACGCCCATCGCCGTCGGTGACGGCGCGTACGCCGGTATCGCGCTCCACAAGGACCTGCGGCGGTTCCCGGTCGCGGCAGACGAACTCGACCGACTCGACGACCTCGGCGTGCCCGCGATGCCCGACGACCTCCGCGCCCGGATGTGGCGCGTGCGGGCCGACGACGACCACGCTGGGATGACGCCGCCGGACCGCTGA